CTCCCCCCCCTCTTCGGCCTCGAGTGGAGCAGCGCCGCCGGCGCCTACGTCGCCATCTCTCCCGACTCCCCCTTCCGCAACAACCAAGTCTTCGACCGCGCCACCTTCGACGACCTCCGCCGCCAACTCTGGAACCGCGCCCAACTCGGCGCCACCGCAATGGCTGTGCAGAAGAACGTCCCCGTGCTAGCGAACGCCCACTTCGGCATCCAAGCCGGCACCACCGACCTCCTCTGGATCTACCTCCACCCCGTCAACGCCTGGCGCCAACAACTCCACGACACCGTGAAGATCGCCATGGACCTCGAACCCCTCGACTACGGGATGTTCCCGAATTACTACACGGTGGATCAGCTGCATCTCAATGCACGGCAGGTGAACCTGCTGGCGCATCTGACGAGTTGGAATGTGGCTAGCGAGGAGGAGGTGAGTGGGTTTCCGAGCAACGCGGAGGTGGTGAGGGGTTTTGTAGGGGAGTGAGGCCCCTTAGGTTGTCGAAGGTGGCGAGTGAAAAGAGCTTGGAGACTCAGATCGAGCGACACCACCTCTATGCGCTTCGGGTTGTGGCGCCGCTCGATCCCAGTAAGAAGTTACTGAGAGCCAATAGCGGCTCTCAAGGACTAGTTCCAACCAGAGGACGCTCGACAATGACTCGTTGCCTTGCGAAGCACTTCGCTCATCGGCCTGGAACTAGTTGGTTAGTCGCTGTTCTCGCAGCGAGCTTCGGTCTGTTCGGCTGCTCGCTCCACACTGAGCCAAGGCTCGCAGCGGTTCGACAGGCGTCAGCCGGAACTGAGCCGTCTCCCCCTAGGGCTCTCTTTGTGTTCTTAGACGGTACCGCGAACAGCGGACTCGCCAAGGATGAGAGATCGTCGACCAACGTCTGGAGGTTGTACAAGAAGGTCAAAGAGGAAGCGCCCGAGGGTTCGAGAGCGTTCTATGTGGAGGGCGTAGGAAACGCCCGCAATCCGTTGACCGGGATGATCCTCGGCAAGGGAATGGAGAAGCGAATCAAGCTTGGGTACGAGTTCCTGGCGCGGAACTACCGTCCAGGGGACAGTATCTACATCTTTGGATTCAGCCGGGGTTCGCATCAAGCGCGAGCTTTGGCGGGGCTCATCTCCTACGCCGGCCTTCCAGTGGGCATCGACGCGCGGACCGCTCGAGTTCGTCACAAGATGAACGCCGTAGTCGAAGTCGCCAAACGCCATTCGGACGCCGATTTTGTATCGAAGTGGGCGTCGTGGAAGGAGGGGAGCGTCCCGTTCCTTGCCGCGGAAATCGAGTCGGAGGCTGGGCTGAAGGTACAGCCTGCCACAATCGAGCTGCTCGGCGTTTGGGACACCGTGCCCGGCTCCCTCCTCAAGAACTTCGGCGAGTGTTCGGAGCTTCCAGACTCGAAAGCTGGAGATCGCTACAAGTCGGGATCGTATCCACCGATCCGCCAGATTGCGCACGCTGTTTCGCGAGACGAGAAGCGGAACAGATTTGCGCTGCTGCGGGTCTGTGACGCGATCGACCCGTCGCGCACAGAAATCAAGGAAACCTGGTTCCCAGGAGCCCACTCGGACGTCGGAGGCGGCTACGACGATTCCAAGCGAGGAGTTGGCGGCCCTGCGCTTTCCAACGCGCCCTTCAACTGGATGACATCGGTTCTCGCCGCCCACGAATTTCTCGGCATAACTGCGAGTCACCTGCCAGAGGATCCGAAGGCGCTCGCGCACTGGCCGGTGGGGAGCCGCCTCTACAAAGCGATAGCCAAGTGCGTAGACCGAGCAGAGCCTGCCGAGCATGCAAGACACGAAAGTGTTCAAGCTCGAGAGTCCCTCCCGAGCGCTCCGATCCTCGTGCGTGATCAGGTTCTCGAAACGAAGTACCCCGCCAAGTGTCAAGACTTAGATTGAACTGGGCCAATGCAACGGGAGACTCTTGCGAGCTGGTCGGATCGATAGAGGCACGTCAACGTAGGTTCTCAGCGACGATGCCGCCGCAAGCCGGTGAAACGGGACCCGCATCGTTCCCGGGCAAAGACGGCAACACAACGCCTGAAGGGCATCATCTCGCTACTAGGGGGCGACTCATGTTTGGAAAGACAACTGCAAAGCCGGAAGCGGCGTCGAATCGGTACTGGACTGGCTCCTCGCCTAAGCGAATAGCGCTGACATGGCCTCTTGGTGCCCTTCTGGGCGCCCTGCTTGTCCCCGCTGTCTCGTTCGCCCAAGCGAAGCTGAAGATCGGAGATCGCGAAGAAGTCCTGTCGGGGCCGGCGGACCAGATAGCGCCCCGCGATATCGAGAAATACATCGAAGCGCCGCTAGCGTCAACGGGTTTGGCCGCCGGCGTGAGCCTGTTTGAGGGGCGCGCCTATCGAGCGCTTTCCGTCGAGTGGGAGAAGGGGACTACTGTGACGATTCAGCTCTTCGGGCGAATGAAGGAGGAGGTGAACGGAAAAACCGAATTCGTAGTGAAGAACTGCGGGCGCCTCACTGCTGCCGAGACTTCATGGACGTTAGGTCCTGATGACCTGGTTTGCAATGGCAACTACATCGACAAGTCGGCGCTTATCGAGTTTCGATTCGAAGATGGGAGCGGAAGTGCGAGGTTCGCCTACGTGCGGATCTTCAACCGGAGATTCCCTGTGGCGGGCTCGGACGCGGGCATCGTCCTGACCCTCACCGAGAGATTGAAGGCGGGCGACGACTCTGACGATGGATTCACTGCGACGAACGGCATCTCCGTCTATTACGCCGTCTCTCGATTGAAGTCCCAACGTTTCCGCGGCATCGTCCACGTTTCGGCGCTCGATCAGCTCAAGGATGAGAAGGACCTGGAGGTCGGTCTAGGCGCGGGCTTCCTTTTCAAGAGCAATGGCTTCATGGACACCAATACCGGGCTCAGCTTGGCTGGCGGCATCGGGTACAACTTGATGATCCCGAAGTCTAACGAGCGCTGGTATTGGTTCGTTGGCCTAGGCACCAACTTTGACTTGGGTAAGAAGGACTAGCTGCTCGACGTGCAGGGCACTTGGAAGCGAGGCGGTTGCAGCCACGACGTTGCGAGCTAGGTGCCTCCGGTAGTAGGAGAAGAAGCTCGCTGTTTGAGGCCTCAGGCCACCAGGAAGACGGGAGTCGCGCTGCGCGACTGTGGCTAGTTCTTGGGCTATGGAGTGCCGCGCGAGTCGAGGAACGAGCAGAGAGGGAGTAGAGGACATGAGCTCGACTGGACGGCGTGGAGCTTGTGGGCTGGTGCTGATGCTCCTGTTCATATGCGCTGTGCCGCACGGGCTGTGGGGGCCGCTAGCCTAGTGAGATCGCTTGGGAATAGTCCGGGCCGGTTTGCCGACGCGAGGAACTGGTCGGGCGCTTCCCAGCTGATGGCTGGCCGGCAAGAGTCCTTCTAGTCATTGGCGAGGGGTTGGTGGGAGGAAGCCTTGCGAAGCCCGCCAGGAAATGGGGGCCTGCTGGCGATCCGATGGGTTCCATCCAATCTCGAAGTAGCGCAACTGCGACTGATAGGAGAGCCAAGTGAACAAGCGCCTCCGCAACAGAGTAACAGTCCTGATTGCATGCGCAGGTCTGCTCGCAGGCGCTGGCCAGGCAGATGCTTGGGACCGGCGTGTTCACTACGAGCTGACACTTTGGCTCGCCAAGAAGGCGGGATTCAAGGAGGCCGAAGCGGCTGCAGTTGCAAGCGGAGCGCAGAGCTATGACGACAGCGCGCACACCTCTGCCGTGGCGTCGATGGTCTGGGTGATGCTAACGGGCGACCAAGTTGCGGCCGGGGAGATCAGGAAGAGGCACTTCCCAAGCAATAGCCACTTGCCTGCGCCGCCTGAGGTCCGAGTCGTCGTGGCGAACAGCTCCGCTGCTCGCTACGAAATCGACAACGCAGTAAGGGTAAGGGATGCTCGCGACGCTGCGTTCCTGCTGGGCCAAGCTGCGCATCCGCTTCAGGACTCTTGGTCCCACGCCGGCGAGCCGGATATTCCACTGAGGCCATTTCCTCAGATCAGACGGTCGATGGGCTTCGGGCATCCGAGGGCTCGAGGAGGCTGGCGGCACCACTTCGCAGACCTAGCTCACGAGCACGCTTGCGAAGTTCAGAAGGTAGCGGAAGAAACCTATGCCTACCTGTTGGAGTTTCTCAGGAACAACCCTACCTACCAAGGCACTAGACCTGCGCGTTGGAAGGAACTAGAGGCGGCGGTCTTGGAGTTCGCGAACGCGAAGGATAAGAGCTCCAGAGACGTTTGGAGCTCAAAGTACGATCCACCTTCCGCGTCGTCCGGCCCCTCCGGCCTTTCGCCAGCGCCAAGCGGTCCAGAACCTGGAGGGGGCGACCCTTGGGTGCTAGATCCGCCCGGGCGTCCAAACGGGAATGAACCCCCGCGCGAGTTGGTGGAGCAAGCGCAGGCGTTCGTAAGGGCCTGGATCGGAGAGAGGAATATCGCCGCCGCGGCCCAATTCGTCGACAACGCGCTTCTCGCGAGCGAGCTCGAGAAGCTAGAAGAGCGCGACAGCGGAGGTTTGCTGACTGGCGC
Above is a window of Thermoanaerobaculia bacterium DNA encoding:
- a CDS encoding DUF2235 domain-containing protein; its protein translation is MFLDGTANSGLAKDERSSTNVWRLYKKVKEEAPEGSRAFYVEGVGNARNPLTGMILGKGMEKRIKLGYEFLARNYRPGDSIYIFGFSRGSHQARALAGLISYAGLPVGIDARTARVRHKMNAVVEVAKRHSDADFVSKWASWKEGSVPFLAAEIESEAGLKVQPATIELLGVWDTVPGSLLKNFGECSELPDSKAGDRYKSGSYPPIRQIAHAVSRDEKRNRFALLRVCDAIDPSRTEIKETWFPGAHSDVGGGYDDSKRGVGGPALSNAPFNWMTSVLAAHEFLGITASHLPEDPKALAHWPVGSRLYKAIAKCVDRAEPAEHARHESVQARESLPSAPILVRDQVLETKYPAKCQDLD